The sequence TACGAGGATGCGCAGCTTCTCGGTGCGCCCCAGGGCCTGGCGGTCGGCAGCCAGCCCGGCGGTGCTCAGCAGCGGTACAGCCAGCAACAACCACGACAGACGGACAAATCGCATCATCAGCCTCCATTGAGCGAGCAGATGGGTAACGGTTCGCCCGTCGGGCGGTGAAGTCCTCCGCCAGGGCCCACAAAGGGATGGCCGCTGCCCGTGCCGAACCATCGGCTACCTCGTGAGGTGATCGCCATGCGTCAACTGCTGCTTGTCGCGGCTGTGCTGTCGTGTCTCGGCGCCGCCGATGCCCAGAATGCCCTCCCCAACCCCTCCTTCGAGGAGGGCGCCGACCAGCCGACCGGCTGGACTCTCAGCGCGGGCGCGGGCAAGTGGGATGGCCCCGGGCACACGGGGAAGCACTGCCTGACCATCACCGGCGACGGCAAGAACGCCAACTTCTGGTCCACGCCCATGCCGGACCTGCCGGCCATGGGCATCTACCGGATGTCCTTCTGGGCCCGCGCGCTGCCGGGCACCAGTGGAGGCTGCTTCGTGTCCGGCCCGAGCTTCTGCAACCGCGACTACGGCCTGTCCGACACCTGGCGGCGCTACTCGTCGGTCCTGTGCATTCCCGGCAAGACCGCCGGCGGCGTCTGTCGCCTCGGCCAGTGGACCGTCAACGGCTCCGGTCAGTTCGACGACGTGGAGCTGCGGCCCGTGCTGCCCGTCCACGCCGCGACGGCGGACGGCCTGACGCTGGGCGACGGCGAGGAGATCGCCGGCACGGCATACAGCTTCCGCACCAACCTCGGCGGCCCCGGCAGCAACTACTCGCGCTGCCTGCAGAGCGCCACGGCGGGCTTCAACAGCAGCCGCTGGTGCTTCGGGCCCGGCAATGAGGTCGTCTACAGACTCCAGCCCGGCGCTCTCGCTCAGGCCGCCGCTTCGGTGACGGTCAACGTAGGCTACTACTCCGCCGGCACGTGCGTGATCGAGGCCGCCCGCGAGCCGGGCCAGTGGCAACCGGTGGGGCAGCTCAACGGCCTGGGGAGCAAGACCTTCCCACTCCCCGGCGCCCTCTTCCCCACCCCGGCGGTCTACCTGCGCCTGCGCTCTCCCGGCGCGGCCGAGAAGAGCGCCGACTTCGCGCCGGGCTCCTTCCAGGTTCACGGTCTGGAGTACAAGGCCACGCTCGCGCAGGACGCCGGCCGCTGCAGTGGCGCCACCAGCTTCCTCGATGTCACCAAGTCGGACCCGCGGGTCGCGGTGGCCGTGCAGTCTCTCGGCTCGCTGCTCCCTGGCGATGAGCAGGCCGTTCTGGCCGTCACGTCGCAGGCCGGCGGCCAGCTCGAGGCCTCCCTCACGCTCCGGCCCGGCCAGACCACGCGCCGGTTGGCCCAGGCCACTGCCGGCCAGGAAGCCAGGCTGACCATCCCCTATGGCGTCGCCGGGGCCGGTGACTACCAGATGGCCCTGCGCGTCACGCTCGACGGCGTCCCGCTGTGGGAAGCCGGAACGGACTTCCACGTCCCGACCCTCTACGCCGCCGACTACGGCTATGCCATCGCCGCCCGTCCGAACATGGACCTGTGGTGGTGCGAGAGCACCTACAAGATCGGCCTGACCCGCACGGCCCCGACCACTCCGGCCCCCGTGCGCATGGCCGCCGCCCGCAACGAGTATGAGCCCGTGCAGGTGGTCCTCCGCCCGAAGACCGCGCTGACAGGCCTGGCGGCCACCCTCAGCGACTTCACCGGCCCCGGCGGGGCCAGCATCCCTGCCTCGGCGTTCACGATCCGCAAGGCCGAGTACCTGAAGGTCACCATCCCGACCGATGGCAGCAGTTGCGTCGGCTGGTGGCCCGACCCGCTGCCGGCCCTGCGCGTGGGCGCGGACGTCCCGGACGCGCCGCTCCCGGCCGGCCAGAACGTCCCCCTCTGGGTCACCGTCAAGGTCCCCCAGAACGCCCGCGCGGGCCTCTACAAGGGCAGCCTGACCCTGAAGGCCGGGGCGGACACGGTCCCGGTCCCGATCCAGCTCCAGGTCTATGACTTCACCATGCCCAGCAAGTCACATCTGACGACGTGCTGGGGCTGGTCCATGGGCAACGTCCAGCGCTACCACAACCTCACCAATGCCGAGGACGTGGCGAAGGTCCGTGACCTGTATCTGCAGGACTTCCGCGAGCATCGCATCGCGCCCTATAGCTTCGGCGGCAACATCAAGGTCGAGGTCCAGGGGGCCAACTGGAGTGGCGGAACGGTCGTCGCCGACCAGGCCGCCGAGGGCTCCCACAGCCTTGTGGTCGTGGACGACAGCCCCAAGGCCAACGTCGCGGCTGCGCCGACGAAGATGCTGCCCGTTGAGAAGGGCGCGGCCTACCGCTTCTCCTGGGCCGTCAAGACCGACAAGCCCGGCCAGAACTACCACCTGACGCTCGGCTGCCACAACGCCTCGGGCACGTGGTTCTCGGGCCGCAACATTGACCTCATCTTCCCCGGCACCGGCGAGTGGCAGCGCAAGGAGATCACGCTCCCTGCCGACCGCTTCCCGGACGGCTGCACGCAACTGGACCTGTCTCTCCGCGGGGCACAGTGGAGCGACAAGGGCGAACGCACTGGCACAACCTGGTGGGATGACTTGTACCTGGGCAAGGCGGACGGCGGGCCGAACCTCATCGCCGACCCCTCCTTCGAGATCGGTTCCAGCAACGTCAAGGTCGTGGTGGACTGGTCGGCCTTCGATGCCGAGGCCCACAAGTACCTGGACGAGTATGGCTTCACCGGTTTCCGGCTGCCCCTGCAGTTCCTCGGCGGCGGGCGCGACCCCAGCTTCGTCAAGGGGCGCATCGGCCCGTTCGAGGAGGGCACGCCCGAGTATGAGCGTCTCTTCGCCAGCTACGCCAGGGAGTTGCAGGACCACCTGGAGCAGAAGGGCTGGCTGGACAAGGCGTACCTCTACTGGTTCGACGAGCCTGAGCCGGGCGACTACGACTTCGTGCGCCGCACCAACGAGCGCATCCACCGGGCCGCCCCGAAGCTCAACCGGATGCTCACCGAGCAGCCCGAGCCCGCGCTGTTCGGCGCGGTGGATACCTGGTGCCCGGTCACCTTCAACTACGACCGCACGAGCTGCCAGGCCCGCCAGAAGGCCGGGGAGAAGATCTGGTGGTACGTCTGCTGTGGCCCGAGGGCCCCGTGGCCCGGCCTGTTCATAGACCACGGCGCCACGGAGCTCCGCGTGTGGATGTGGCAGACGTGGCAGAACAAGGTGCAGGGCTGCCTGGTATGGGAGAGCACCTGGTGGAACTCCTCCGGCTCGCCCATCAAGCCGCAGAACCCGTGGACCGACCCGATGGGCTGGACGCCCGAGGGCGGCTGCTGGGGCAACGGCGACGGCCGGTTCATCTACCCGGCCAACCGTGACTATCCCCACGACAAGCGCCCGTACGTCGAGGGACCGGTCGACTCGATCCGCTGGGAGATGCTGCGTGAGGGCCTGGAGGACTACGAGTACCTGTATCTGCTCAACCAGTGCATCCAGAAGAAGCTCCCGGGCGCCGCGGCCTATGCGAAGCTGCTGGAGGTCCCGCCCACCATCTCGGAGGACCTGACGCACTTCGCGCGCGAGCCGCAGCCCATCTACGCGCAACGCGCCAAGATCGCGGCAGCGCTGGAGAAGCTGAAGGCGGACAGGTTGGGGATCAAGTAGGAGCAACGGCGTCCTCACCCCTACCCCTCTCCCGCGCGCAATACGACTGCGCGCCGGAGAGGGGCTCTGCACGACCACTTCGCGCCTTCGTGGCCACAGAGCGCCCCTCGACTTCCCCTCTCCGGAGCGGAGCGCAGCGCAGCGAGGGAGAGGGGAAGGGGTGAGGACGCCGTTGCCGTAATGCGTTCCCCCTCCCTTCAGGGAGGGGGCAGGGGGTAGGACGCCGTTGCCGTTGCCGTTGCCGTTCACCACACTCAGGAGTACACCACATGAAGCGACTCGCCCTACTACTGCCGTTCCTGGCCCTCGTGGCCACTGTCCACGCCCAGGACAAGATCACCCTCACCGGGACTCTCGACCATCCTGACGGCCTGTACAAGTGCAGCGAGCAGGCCACCTTCTCGGTGACGATCAAGCAGAACGATGTGCCGGTCACGACCGGGGAGATCAACTGGGTTCTGACCAACGACGGCGTCAGGCAGATCGCGGCCGGCAAGGCGCAGCTTGGCGAGCAGCCGACGATCATCACGGGCACGCTGCCCGAGCCGGGCATCCTGCGCCTGAGCGTCACCGACGCCCAGTACCGCGTCGCCCCCCAGTGGGGCAATGTCATCGGCGCGGGCTTCGATGTGGACAAGATCCAGCCCACCGCCGTCGAGCCGCCTGACTTTGTCGAGTACTGGGAAGCCACCAAGGCCGCCGTGCGGGCCATCCCGCTGGACATGCAGCTTGAGAAGGTGGACGACAAGTCCAATGGCAAGCAGACCACGTATAAGATCAGCTTCGCCAACATCGAGAACCTGCGCGTGTATGGCTGGCTGAGCGTCCCGACCGCCGAGGGCAAGCACCCCGCAATCCTGACGGTGCCCGCTGCCGGCTGGAAGCCCTATGGCCCCGGTTCGGGCTGGGCGACGCAGGGCTTCATCTCGATGGTCCTCTTCGCCCACGCCTATCCCGTGGACTTGCCGACCGAGAAGTACGACGAGCTGCAGAAGGGCCCCCTGGCCGGCTACATGCACCAGGGCAAGGACAACCGCGACACCTACTACTTCCGCCACGTCTTCACCGGCTGCACCCGCTTCATGGACTACCTGATGTCCCGGCCGGAATGGGACGGCCAGAACCTGATCGTCACCGGGTCCAGCCAGGGCGGAGCGCTGTCGCTGATCTGCGCGGGGCTGGAGCCGAAGGTCACGGCCATCGCCTCCAACGTGCCGGCCATGTGCGACCACACCGGCTGCATGATAGACCGCGCCTGCGGCTGGCCGCGCCTGATCCCCAACAAGGACGCCAACGTCGCCAAGGTCTCGGCCTACTACGACGCTGTGAACTTTGCCCGCCACGCCAAGTGCACGACGCTCATCTCTACGGGCTTCGTGGACGGCACCTGCCCGCCCACCTCGGTCTACTCGGCCTATGCCGTCCTGCCGCAGCCCAAGCTCATGTTCCCGACGCCGTGGATGGGCCACTCCATGGACCCGAAGTTCGGCGAGCTACAGCAGAAGTTCATCACGGGCCTCGGCAAGCTGCCGTAGTCGTAGGCGCGCCGGCTTCCAGCCGGCAGCCGTTGCCGTAGTCGTAGGAGCGTCGGCTTCCGGCCGGCACGTGTGCCACCCGACAATACTTGCCAGTAGGATGCTGGCGCTCCTACGGCTTCACGAACGTCCCGCCCAGGGAGACCACCATGCCCCGTCTCACCTTCACCGCCGCCCTGCTGCTCGCCACCTGCGCCTTCGCCCAGCCCGAATACGTCTGCCGCGTCACGGCGACGGCGCCGGTCGTGGATGGCGTGCTCGACGATCCCTGCTGGCGTGACGCCTCCGCACCGCCGGTGGTCTCCGAACTCGGCGTGGGCGGCAAGGCGGCTCCCAACAAGACGCAGTTCCGCATGTTGATGGATGAGAAGGCCCTGTACGTCGCCGTAGACGCGACTACCGCCCCCGGCGTCCCGCCCAACGCCAAACCCCGCGAGCATGACCCCAAGTCCTGGGGCGATGACTGCATCGAGATCCTCCTGGCCCCGTCGTTCGTCGGGAAGGACTACTACCACCTGATCCTCACCGCTGCCGGGGTGCAGACCGACAGCTTCAGCCAGGAGGGGATGTCCCCCGACGAGTTCGTCAAGTGGAACCCCGCCTGGCAAGCCGTCACCAAGACGCGCCCGGGCGGCTGGACCGCCGAGATGCTGGTCCCCTGGGAGGGCTTCGGGTTGAAGGCCGCCCCCCCGCGCGGCCACGTCTGGCGCACGAAGCTCGCCGTCGTCGCCAGGGGCTTCCCCCACTCCATGTGGCCCCGGAACGAGACCCAGAGCTTCCACGAGGACACATGGGCATACACGATCTTCCGTGACCCGAGTCTCGTGACCAACGGCCACTTCGAGGCGGGCCTCGATGGCAAGGGCGGCCTGGAAGCCCGCACTACGACGCCTGAGGGGTTCATGTACGCCTACTATGACAAGGAGGGCCAGGGCGTCTGCTCCGTCACGGGGGAGGACCATGTGTCCGGCAAGCTCGCCGGCCGCCTCGAGAAGACCGATGACAAGGACTGGTTCCCGGTCTTCTACACGCGCGAGCTGCCCGTGCAGCCCGGCTCGACCTACGAGCTGCGCGCCATGATCCGCTGCGACCATCCCTTCGTGATGCGCTACAACCTGAGCGGCCAGCGCGGCAGCAAGCTGAGCCAGCCCATGCCGGCTACCAACGGCTGGGCCCCGGTCACGATGCAGGCCACGATCCCCGACACCGGCGCCGATCGCATGACCGTGGGATGGCAGCTCATCCGCACGAGAGGCGTCATCCTGATTGACGATGTTTCCGTGCGGCGGCTCAATGACATCCGCGCGGTCGTCGCGGCCGAGAAGATCCCCCACCCGTACCACAACCTGCAGGAACTCGCCACACGCACTGCCGTCAAGCCCCACAGTCTGCTCCGGCAGGCCGACGGCTGGTACCAGCCTGACCGCGTGATCTTCAAGGACACGGGCACCGGGGCGGAGATCTGGATGATGGCCCGCTCGGCCGGCAGCAGCACGCGCCATCAGTACATGGAGATGTCGCCATGGAACGCCGATGGCTCGCTGCTGGCGCTGTTCGGCGGCCAGCTCGGCAGGGGCACCATCCTGATGGACGCCGCCACCGGGGCCTACCGCGCCTGTGCCTTCTACGCTTCCGCCAACCAGTGGGACCGCCGCGATCCGTCCCGCATCTACTTCCGCAACTACCGCGGCCACGAGAAGACCGACCTGTGGGACCTCGCCTGGGGGAACGTCCTGACCGGAGAGACGACCATCGGCCGCCGCTTCGAGGGGGACATCTCGCTGTGGCCGATGAGCCAGGACGGGGAGAAGCTGCTCGTGCAGGAGCGGCTCGTCGGGGCAGACGGCAAGTCGTACAGCCATCTGTGGCTCATGAACCGGGACTGCGGGGGCGGGCTGATGCTCGACCCCGGCGGCCTGACCCACCAGACATGGTTCAACAAGCTGCCCGACTACTCCATCGAGTTTGAGTGGGAGGGCCAGACCCCCGCCGGGCAGTACACCATCACCACGGACGGCAAGGTGCGCAAGCTGTTCGACCAGACGACCGGCCACCGCGCCCACAGTCCCAATGGCGAGTGGATCGCCGTCATGGCCGGCTGCGGCATCCGCAACTTCAAGACCGGGGAGCTGACGGTCATCAGCCCCGTCAGCTCCGACCACCAGACGTGGGAGACCGACAACAGCTGGTACTGCACCAGCAGTGGACGCTACCTGCGGCGCGTGGTCGCCTTCGGCAGCTCCACCCAGCAACTGCTCGGGGCGCACAACTCGTCCCTGAAGCACTCGACCTACTGGACCGAGGCCCACCCGGAGATGAGCGCTGACGGCACCAAGCTCGGCTACGCCTCGTGCATGCTGGGCGACATCGAGTTCTACCAGCTCATCATGCGCCAGCCCGGCAGCCCGGAGGGGCCGGCACTCAGCCGACCCGCCGCTGGAAGCGTCCGTCTGACATGGAAGGCG is a genomic window of bacterium containing:
- a CDS encoding acetylxylan esterase gives rise to the protein MKRLALLLPFLALVATVHAQDKITLTGTLDHPDGLYKCSEQATFSVTIKQNDVPVTTGEINWVLTNDGVRQIAAGKAQLGEQPTIITGTLPEPGILRLSVTDAQYRVAPQWGNVIGAGFDVDKIQPTAVEPPDFVEYWEATKAAVRAIPLDMQLEKVDDKSNGKQTTYKISFANIENLRVYGWLSVPTAEGKHPAILTVPAAGWKPYGPGSGWATQGFISMVLFAHAYPVDLPTEKYDELQKGPLAGYMHQGKDNRDTYYFRHVFTGCTRFMDYLMSRPEWDGQNLIVTGSSQGGALSLICAGLEPKVTAIASNVPAMCDHTGCMIDRACGWPRLIPNKDANVAKVSAYYDAVNFARHAKCTTLISTGFVDGTCPPTSVYSAYAVLPQPKLMFPTPWMGHSMDPKFGELQQKFITGLGKLP
- a CDS encoding DUF4091 domain-containing protein, giving the protein MRQLLLVAAVLSCLGAADAQNALPNPSFEEGADQPTGWTLSAGAGKWDGPGHTGKHCLTITGDGKNANFWSTPMPDLPAMGIYRMSFWARALPGTSGGCFVSGPSFCNRDYGLSDTWRRYSSVLCIPGKTAGGVCRLGQWTVNGSGQFDDVELRPVLPVHAATADGLTLGDGEEIAGTAYSFRTNLGGPGSNYSRCLQSATAGFNSSRWCFGPGNEVVYRLQPGALAQAAASVTVNVGYYSAGTCVIEAAREPGQWQPVGQLNGLGSKTFPLPGALFPTPAVYLRLRSPGAAEKSADFAPGSFQVHGLEYKATLAQDAGRCSGATSFLDVTKSDPRVAVAVQSLGSLLPGDEQAVLAVTSQAGGQLEASLTLRPGQTTRRLAQATAGQEARLTIPYGVAGAGDYQMALRVTLDGVPLWEAGTDFHVPTLYAADYGYAIAARPNMDLWWCESTYKIGLTRTAPTTPAPVRMAAARNEYEPVQVVLRPKTALTGLAATLSDFTGPGGASIPASAFTIRKAEYLKVTIPTDGSSCVGWWPDPLPALRVGADVPDAPLPAGQNVPLWVTVKVPQNARAGLYKGSLTLKAGADTVPVPIQLQVYDFTMPSKSHLTTCWGWSMGNVQRYHNLTNAEDVAKVRDLYLQDFREHRIAPYSFGGNIKVEVQGANWSGGTVVADQAAEGSHSLVVVDDSPKANVAAAPTKMLPVEKGAAYRFSWAVKTDKPGQNYHLTLGCHNASGTWFSGRNIDLIFPGTGEWQRKEITLPADRFPDGCTQLDLSLRGAQWSDKGERTGTTWWDDLYLGKADGGPNLIADPSFEIGSSNVKVVVDWSAFDAEAHKYLDEYGFTGFRLPLQFLGGGRDPSFVKGRIGPFEEGTPEYERLFASYARELQDHLEQKGWLDKAYLYWFDEPEPGDYDFVRRTNERIHRAAPKLNRMLTEQPEPALFGAVDTWCPVTFNYDRTSCQARQKAGEKIWWYVCCGPRAPWPGLFIDHGATELRVWMWQTWQNKVQGCLVWESTWWNSSGSPIKPQNPWTDPMGWTPEGGCWGNGDGRFIYPANRDYPHDKRPYVEGPVDSIRWEMLREGLEDYEYLYLLNQCIQKKLPGAAAYAKLLEVPPTISEDLTHFAREPQPIYAQRAKIAAALEKLKADRLGIK
- a CDS encoding fibronectin type III domain-containing protein; amino-acid sequence: MPRLTFTAALLLATCAFAQPEYVCRVTATAPVVDGVLDDPCWRDASAPPVVSELGVGGKAAPNKTQFRMLMDEKALYVAVDATTAPGVPPNAKPREHDPKSWGDDCIEILLAPSFVGKDYYHLILTAAGVQTDSFSQEGMSPDEFVKWNPAWQAVTKTRPGGWTAEMLVPWEGFGLKAAPPRGHVWRTKLAVVARGFPHSMWPRNETQSFHEDTWAYTIFRDPSLVTNGHFEAGLDGKGGLEARTTTPEGFMYAYYDKEGQGVCSVTGEDHVSGKLAGRLEKTDDKDWFPVFYTRELPVQPGSTYELRAMIRCDHPFVMRYNLSGQRGSKLSQPMPATNGWAPVTMQATIPDTGADRMTVGWQLIRTRGVILIDDVSVRRLNDIRAVVAAEKIPHPYHNLQELATRTAVKPHSLLRQADGWYQPDRVIFKDTGTGAEIWMMARSAGSSTRHQYMEMSPWNADGSLLALFGGQLGRGTILMDAATGAYRACAFYASANQWDRRDPSRIYFRNYRGHEKTDLWDLAWGNVLTGETTIGRRFEGDISLWPMSQDGEKLLVQERLVGADGKSYSHLWLMNRDCGGGLMLDPGGLTHQTWFNKLPDYSIEFEWEGQTPAGQYTITTDGKVRKLFDQTTGHRAHSPNGEWIAVMAGCGIRNFKTGELTVISPVSSDHQTWETDNSWYCTSSGRYLRRVVAFGSSTQQLLGAHNSSLKHSTYWTEAHPEMSADGTKLGYASCMLGDIEFYQLIMRQPGSPEGPALSRPAAGSVRLTWKAPPCHKEIKGYLVYRATHSGVWGEQITPQPVAALEFTDRPPAGPAYYRITSVEPGGLESLPSAEVCSDPRWPGAATVSAEAEAGKYAAPAVETFDTNAAGLYGVLLGQLKPSGPLTVSLATPKAAAWQVWARARGEGRLSATVDSTPLGSVATPEKAVGWVKLGETKALKVGMHEVALTPSAAGIAVDRVMLTTDAALTPQGLGGMDEQSPAAPTALTAQAEGKYAVRLKWQPATAPDFHHYNIYCGRSADLKPVQERLIASPALTEWVDWGLKPGTAYHYCVTAVDRSGHESAPSPVATVITAPLPSRLFAKLDQTWDTTQQPSIELPFTLPADGDWVVWGKVQSLDGKGGGLKLALDGKDLGRQGIPFGYISLGHGGPVLKTWLWHCLKAPKTAPDAPLAFTAPAGVHTVRLTADTGLQALFEGFVITNDLGYVPEGTTNFRVEP